GTTTCCAGCATTTCAATTATTCCAAGAAGTTCATCCGCTTCACGATCTTTCAGAAGGGCGCTTGCGCTTGCCCCTCCTGAGATGCCTCTTCGAATGGCGGCCGCCGCTGTCCGCAGCAGAATGTACTGCTGCTTCAATTCAGCAAGACTCTGAATGTAGGCTTCCATTTCCTGATCCAGTGAGATTATGCCGTACTCCTCTTCGAATTCACGGAGCAAACCACCGGTGCTTCCGAGAATACTGTCCGCCATCGAAGATCTGATCTCCATAAAGATTCTTGTCTGCTCAGCTCTGCTCCTGAAGATATCCGAGTTGATGCTGTCCAGAGCAGCTACAACTGCTTCCGACACCTCAACTGAATACCACGGATCATTGGTTGTAACTTCGAATTGAAGAAATCCTGATGGGGTCACTCCTGCGGAGTAATCCTTCCTGAAAGCTTTCCTTGCCCAGTACAGCGCCAGCTGCTCGTCCTGTTCATACCGATCTCTCTCTTCAGCGTAATCTATATAATCGGTAGACATAATCACATTTTCAATAAGAGTTCTGCTGTTCAGAATCTCATCATAAACATCTGACATCGTTGTCATGAGGGGTAATGAAAAGCCCATTCCACCACTGAAAAACCCCGCAAAATCGGAGGCTCCGAGTCCGGCAATTGTAAGGCCGGGATTTGACTGGGTTTCGGGAGGCATGATAACCGTTGTAACCGTGTATTTCTTCTCGAGAAGAAAAGTCACGATAACCGTTGGTATCATAACTACAAGAAGAGCTTTAATAAGGAACCAGCGATTCTTCAGAAGAAGATAAAGATACCACGACGGGCGCCTTGCCTGCTTCATATCAGAAAACACTCTTCCATGCAATGATCACGGACGCGATGCTGGTTGCTATCAAAAGCGGATCCTGCCACCAGATAATTGCCTTTCTTGGAATGATAATTATTGCTCCGGCCGGGATTGCTGCAATTTCACTCAGCCGTTTTTCCTCTCCTCCCGAAAGCACTATCCGTGTCCCGGATTCTGAACCCTCCCGCAGAAACCCGCCCGCCTGGGAAATGTAATAGAGAGCATCCATTCCTGCTGTATACGGGTATACACCGGGGGAAAAAACATATCCTGAAACAGCGACTATGGGAGGGATCCCAGGACAGACCACTATGTCATCGGGCATCAGGAAAGGGTCAAGTTCCGAGTTATTAAGTGGCGCAGGAAGCCTGATTTCTACTTCGTAATCGGGATTGCTTCTAATCACATGGCAGCTGTCTCTGATAGCCCAGGGTTCTGTTCCACCCGCCCGAGTGACAAGATCACTTACTGTTTCTCCGGGAATGAATTCAAGTATGCCGCTTGCACTGCCGGTCCAGGATACCACTTCCGCATGTCCGAATTCAGCTGAAAGAAAACCGGAAAGCCTTACGGCTCCTTCTATCCGGACAAATTTCTCAGCTTCAGGAACATGAACATGGTCACCCAGTGACAGAACAGGATTTGAGGTAAGATATCCATCCAGAATGAACTTCGTTATATCAACTGCTGCTGTATCACCATCTGAATGAATTATCAGAATGTTAGTCCAGGCACCGGCAGGAGTTACTCCGCCTGCCTTTGCAAGCAGATCGGTCAATCTGTCCGCTCCGGTTATCTGGACTATTCCAGCAGAACCGATCTGGCCTGTCACAGGCACTCTGAATGTTCTGAGAACAGCGAGCCC
The sequence above is a segment of the Candidatus Aegiribacteria sp. genome. Coding sequences within it:
- a CDS encoding SLBB domain-containing protein: MNLLLFLLVLVGEGIEILPAHPMIEDIDPAEYIIGPGDVFWFGVLGGIPSELTALSEGGLLYITVTPDGCAVIPSAGSWYVANHTLHEAVALIEAGFSARYPGLRAMTGLAVLRTFRVPVTGQIGSAGIVQITGADRLTDLLAKAGGVTPAGAWTNILIIHSDGDTAAVDITKFILDGYLTSNPVLSLGDHVHVPEAEKFVRIEGAVRLSGFLSAEFGHAEVVSWTGSASGILEFIPGETVSDLVTRAGGTEPWAIRDSCHVIRSNPDYEVEIRLPAPLNNSELDPFLMPDDIVVCPGIPPIVAVSGYVFSPGVYPYTAGMDALYYISQAGGFLREGSESGTRIVLSGGEEKRLSEIAAIPAGAIIIIPRKAIIWWQDPLLIATSIASVIIAWKSVF